The following proteins are co-located in the Rhodococcus opacus B4 genome:
- a CDS encoding pyridoxamine 5'-phosphate oxidase family protein yields MAAHAPSPEHTITSLEELEQVLGAPHPSIATKHTDHTMPLIRRFISEARFFVLATADENGHCDCSPRGDLTPKAIFLDDRTLVLPDRPGNRRADSYRNILGNPHVGVLFVVPGIDEVVRVNGTATLTVDPELLQSMSINGKPANLGVVVRIDEVYTHCARAILRSRMWDPESWPDPGEIPSLREMHAEQHELEHDPATPRRQEHYRTLLY; encoded by the coding sequence GTGGCAGCGCACGCCCCCTCGCCGGAGCACACGATCACCTCTCTCGAGGAACTCGAACAGGTCCTGGGCGCTCCGCACCCGTCGATCGCCACCAAGCACACCGATCACACGATGCCCCTGATCCGCCGCTTCATCTCCGAGGCGCGGTTCTTCGTCCTCGCGACCGCCGACGAGAACGGTCACTGCGACTGCTCGCCGCGCGGAGACCTCACCCCGAAGGCGATCTTCCTCGACGACCGGACCCTGGTGCTCCCGGACCGCCCCGGCAATCGGCGCGCCGATTCGTACCGCAACATCCTCGGGAACCCGCACGTGGGCGTCCTGTTCGTGGTGCCCGGGATCGACGAGGTGGTGCGCGTCAACGGCACCGCCACCCTGACCGTCGATCCCGAACTGCTGCAGTCGATGTCGATCAACGGCAAACCGGCCAACCTCGGTGTCGTGGTGCGGATCGACGAGGTCTACACGCACTGCGCCCGGGCGATACTCCGGTCACGGATGTGGGATCCGGAGTCGTGGCCCGATCCCGGCGAGATCCCGTCGCTGCGGGAAATGCACGCCGAGCAGCACGAGTTGGAACACGACCCGGCTACGCCCCGCAGGCAGGAGCACTATCGGACGTTGCTCTACTGA
- a CDS encoding alpha/beta fold hydrolase: protein MWPRLSGWLPTLGVVVLVAACGASDDGNMSGNFAGTVDIGEGRNIYLECAGTGTPTVVFVSGLRFGADQWTTTADPASTSSFDGVAEFTRVCSYDRPGVVLGGDALSRSDPVPQPITTVDAVADLQSLLGATGEARPGPYVLAAHSYGGQIARLFAGTHPDEVAGMVLIDAQSEELQTLLPPEQFEEFLRLNTPQQDSLDEYPDLERVDFVRSFDEIRAAEPIRPQPLVVLSADRSVAPQIAEGVANGSLPADIDPGYGPALDAVQPEAQADLAQLVPGATHVTNTNSGHNINIEQPQLVIDGVRDVVDAVRDGRTAP, encoded by the coding sequence ATGTGGCCGCGGTTGTCGGGATGGCTCCCCACTCTGGGGGTCGTGGTGCTCGTTGCCGCGTGCGGAGCGAGCGACGACGGCAACATGAGCGGGAATTTCGCCGGCACCGTCGACATCGGAGAGGGCCGGAACATCTATCTCGAGTGTGCGGGCACAGGCACACCGACCGTCGTGTTCGTGTCCGGTCTCCGGTTCGGTGCCGATCAGTGGACGACGACGGCCGACCCGGCGAGCACCTCCTCCTTCGACGGAGTCGCCGAGTTCACCCGAGTCTGCTCGTACGACCGGCCGGGAGTCGTGTTGGGCGGGGACGCATTGAGCCGCAGCGACCCGGTCCCGCAGCCGATCACCACCGTGGACGCGGTCGCCGACCTCCAGTCGCTGCTGGGCGCCACGGGCGAGGCCCGCCCCGGCCCCTACGTGCTGGCCGCCCACTCCTACGGCGGTCAGATCGCGAGACTCTTCGCCGGCACCCATCCCGACGAGGTGGCGGGCATGGTGCTGATCGACGCGCAGTCGGAGGAGTTGCAGACCCTACTGCCCCCGGAGCAGTTCGAGGAGTTCCTGCGGCTCAACACCCCGCAGCAGGACAGTCTCGACGAGTACCCGGACCTCGAGCGTGTCGACTTCGTCCGCAGCTTCGACGAGATCCGCGCCGCCGAACCGATCCGGCCCCAGCCGCTCGTCGTCCTCTCCGCCGACCGGTCGGTGGCGCCACAGATCGCGGAGGGCGTTGCGAACGGAAGCCTCCCCGCCGACATCGATCCCGGCTACGGGCCGGCCCTCGACGCCGTGCAGCCGGAGGCGCAGGCGGATCTGGCGCAACTCGTCCCGGGTGCCACGCATGTCACGAACACGAACAGCGGCCACAACATCAACATCGAGCAGCCGCAACTCGTCATCGACGGAGTCCGCGACGTCGTCGACGCCGTGCGCGACGGGCGCACCGCGCCCTGA
- a CDS encoding Fur family transcriptional regulator — protein MTQNTGQRKPVVVGVRATKQRSAISALLDDIEEFRSAQELHDELRKRGEGIGLTTVYRTLQTLADAGTVDVLRTDTGESVYRRCSSGHHHHLVCRACGYTVEVEGPTVEQWSQSIAEAHGFSDVSHTIEIFGLCKDCTSPQ, from the coding sequence TTGACCCAGAACACCGGCCAGCGCAAGCCCGTCGTCGTGGGAGTCCGCGCCACGAAGCAGCGCAGCGCCATCTCCGCACTCCTCGACGACATCGAAGAGTTCCGGTCGGCGCAGGAGCTGCACGACGAGCTCCGCAAGCGCGGCGAGGGCATCGGGCTGACCACCGTCTACCGCACCCTGCAGACGCTCGCCGACGCCGGAACCGTCGACGTCCTGCGCACCGACACCGGCGAATCCGTGTACCGGCGCTGCTCGTCCGGGCACCACCATCACCTGGTCTGCCGCGCGTGCGGCTACACCGTCGAGGTCGAAGGGCCGACCGTCGAGCAGTGGTCGCAGTCGATCGCCGAGGCCCACGGCTTCTCCGACGTCAGCCACACCATCGAAATCTTCGGTCTCTGCAAGGACTGCACGTCGCCGCAGTGA
- a CDS encoding response regulator — MTRILVVDDEPQILRALRINLSVRGYDVVTAASGAAALRAAAERPPDVIVLDLGLPDMDGTEVLAGLRGWCPAPVIVLSARTDSADKVDALDAGADDYVTKPFGMDEFLARVRAAARRATTAVDTSEPVVETDSFTVDLAAKTVRRAGAEVHLTPTEWGMLEMLVRNKGKLVGQKELLREVWGPAYATETHYLRVYLAQLRRKLEDDPSHPRHLITEAGMGYRFQV, encoded by the coding sequence ATGACGAGAATCCTCGTCGTCGACGACGAACCGCAGATTCTCCGCGCCCTGCGGATCAACCTCAGTGTGCGCGGATACGACGTCGTGACGGCCGCATCCGGGGCGGCTGCGCTGCGCGCCGCGGCCGAGCGACCGCCCGACGTGATCGTGCTCGACCTCGGGTTGCCCGACATGGACGGGACCGAGGTGCTCGCGGGCCTGCGCGGGTGGTGCCCGGCGCCGGTGATCGTGCTGTCGGCGCGCACCGATTCCGCGGACAAGGTGGACGCCCTCGACGCGGGCGCCGACGACTACGTCACCAAGCCGTTCGGGATGGACGAGTTCCTGGCCCGCGTGCGGGCCGCGGCCCGCCGGGCGACGACGGCCGTCGACACGAGCGAGCCTGTGGTGGAGACGGACTCGTTCACCGTCGACCTGGCGGCGAAGACGGTGCGGCGGGCGGGGGCCGAGGTGCACCTGACACCGACCGAGTGGGGGATGCTCGAGATGCTGGTGCGCAACAAGGGCAAGCTGGTGGGGCAGAAGGAACTGCTGCGCGAGGTGTGGGGTCCGGCGTATGCCACCGAGACCCACTACCTGCGGGTGTATCTGGCGCAGTTGCGGCGCAAGCTCGAGGACGACCCGTCGCACCCGCGGCACCTCATCACCGAGGCGGGGATGGGGTACCGGTTCCAGGTGTGA
- the recO gene encoding DNA repair protein RecO, producing MRLYRDNAVVLRQHKLGEADRIVTLLTRQHGLVRAVAKGVRRTKSKFGARLEPFAHIDVQLYPGRNLDIVTQVQTVDAFATDIVDDYTRYTTACAILETAERLAGEERAPALQLHRLTVGALRAVAEHHRPCELILDAFLLRAMGFAGWAPALDDCARCSAPGPHRAFHVAAGGAVCVQCRPPGAATPSPGVLDLMDALFRGDWASTEQVPEWLRGQASGLVAAHLQWHLERQLRTLPLIERARPHAAVGVEDSVRQDGDRDSTTRTPSSA from the coding sequence GTGAGGTTGTATCGAGACAATGCGGTGGTCCTGCGCCAGCACAAGCTGGGCGAGGCCGACCGTATCGTCACACTCCTCACCCGGCAGCACGGTCTGGTGCGCGCGGTCGCCAAGGGGGTGCGCCGCACGAAATCCAAGTTCGGTGCCCGGCTCGAGCCGTTCGCGCACATCGACGTGCAGCTGTACCCGGGCCGCAACCTCGACATCGTCACCCAGGTCCAGACGGTCGACGCGTTCGCGACCGACATCGTCGACGACTACACCCGCTACACCACGGCGTGCGCGATTCTCGAGACCGCCGAGCGGCTCGCCGGTGAGGAACGGGCCCCGGCGCTGCAACTGCACCGCCTGACGGTCGGGGCGCTGCGGGCCGTCGCGGAACACCACCGGCCGTGCGAGCTGATCCTGGACGCCTTCCTGTTGCGGGCCATGGGTTTTGCGGGGTGGGCGCCTGCCCTCGACGACTGCGCCCGGTGCAGCGCGCCCGGCCCGCACCGGGCATTCCACGTGGCCGCCGGGGGAGCGGTGTGCGTCCAGTGCCGGCCGCCGGGCGCCGCCACCCCGTCGCCGGGCGTCCTCGACCTGATGGATGCGCTGTTCCGCGGCGACTGGGCGAGCACGGAGCAGGTGCCGGAGTGGTTGCGGGGGCAGGCCAGCGGCCTGGTCGCGGCGCATCTGCAGTGGCATCTCGAACGGCAGCTCCGCACGCTCCCGCTGATCGAACGCGCCCGACCGCATGCGGCGGTAGGGGTGGAGGATTCGGTCAGGCAGGATGGGGACCGTGATTCGACGACGCGAACCCCGAGCTCCGCATAA
- a CDS encoding isoprenyl transferase: MIRRREPRAPHNSGAERQIRPPDPHPSGARPPGLQPELVPRHIALVMDGNGRWAQERGLPRTAGHERGEAVLMDAVCGCIEMGVEWLSAYAFSTENWKRSPEEVRFLMGFNRDVIRRRRDEMHEMGVRVRWAGRRPKLWRSVIKELEIAEELTKHNTVMNLTMCVNYGGRAEIADAAKEIGRRVAAGQLDPEKITEATVARFLDEPDMPDVDLFLRPSGEQRTSNFLIWQSAYAEMVYQEKLFPDFDRRDLWAACVEYASRDRRFGGVK; the protein is encoded by the coding sequence GTGATTCGACGACGCGAACCCCGAGCTCCGCATAATTCCGGGGCCGAGCGCCAGATCCGGCCGCCGGACCCGCATCCCTCGGGCGCGCGCCCGCCGGGCCTGCAACCCGAACTCGTGCCCCGGCACATCGCGCTGGTGATGGACGGTAACGGCCGCTGGGCGCAGGAGCGGGGACTGCCCCGGACCGCGGGCCACGAGCGCGGCGAGGCCGTGTTGATGGACGCCGTCTGCGGGTGCATCGAGATGGGTGTCGAGTGGTTGTCGGCGTACGCGTTCTCCACCGAGAACTGGAAACGCAGCCCCGAGGAGGTGCGCTTCCTGATGGGCTTCAACCGCGACGTGATCCGCCGCCGCCGTGACGAGATGCACGAGATGGGGGTGCGGGTGCGGTGGGCGGGTCGCCGGCCCAAGCTGTGGCGCAGCGTCATCAAGGAACTCGAGATCGCCGAGGAGCTGACGAAGCACAACACGGTCATGAATCTGACGATGTGCGTCAACTACGGCGGTCGCGCGGAGATCGCGGACGCGGCGAAGGAGATCGGCAGGCGGGTCGCGGCGGGTCAGCTCGACCCGGAGAAGATCACCGAGGCGACCGTCGCCCGTTTTCTCGACGAGCCGGACATGCCGGACGTCGACCTGTTCCTCCGGCCGTCCGGCGAGCAGCGCACGTCCAACTTCCTGATCTGGCAGTCGGCCTACGCCGAGATGGTGTACCAGGAGAAGCTGTTTCCCGATTTCGACCGCCGCGACCTGTGGGCGGCGTGCGTGGAGTACGCGTCGCGCGATCGCCGGTTCGGTGGCGTGAAATGA
- a CDS encoding YdcF family protein, translating to MNSAPSRERHDLPRRPARLGFAGTLARWTRRIIAGVVLLAAALVLGTTVRVWQVARIDDTSTADAIVVLGAAQYSGTPSSVFEARLEQAYKLYERGVAPEVITVGGKQEGDEYTEAASGKNYLISRGVPADSITAVEEGSDTLLSIEAVSEAMGAQGIDSAVLVSDPWHSLRTRTMARDAGLDAWTAPTRQGPAVFTRESQLHGIARETGALIWYQLTHFSADFPYTAGQ from the coding sequence GTGAATTCTGCACCGAGCCGTGAACGCCACGACCTCCCGCGCCGTCCTGCGCGCCTGGGGTTCGCAGGCACGCTGGCCCGGTGGACTCGCCGGATCATCGCCGGCGTCGTTCTCCTCGCCGCCGCCCTGGTGCTCGGGACCACGGTCCGCGTGTGGCAGGTCGCGCGGATCGACGACACGTCGACGGCCGACGCGATCGTGGTGCTCGGGGCCGCCCAGTATTCCGGAACCCCGTCGTCCGTGTTCGAGGCCAGGCTCGAGCAGGCGTACAAGCTGTACGAGCGCGGGGTGGCCCCGGAGGTCATCACGGTCGGCGGCAAGCAGGAGGGCGACGAGTACACCGAGGCCGCGTCCGGGAAGAACTATCTGATCTCGCGCGGTGTCCCCGCCGACAGCATCACCGCCGTCGAGGAGGGGTCCGATACCCTGCTCAGCATCGAGGCGGTGAGTGAGGCGATGGGTGCGCAGGGCATCGATTCGGCAGTCCTGGTCAGCGACCCGTGGCATTCGCTGCGGACCCGGACGATGGCCCGCGACGCCGGACTCGACGCCTGGACGGCGCCCACCCGGCAGGGTCCCGCCGTGTTCACCCGCGAATCGCAGCTGCACGGAATCGCCCGGGAGACAGGGGCGTTGATCTGGTATCAGCTCACCCACTTCTCGGCGGACTTCCCCTACACGGCGGGACAGTAG
- a CDS encoding TPM domain-containing protein, giving the protein MPLAPRVEQTPSSHPRLHFPGARRSAAVGAVSALLTLVAILFSPAIASADAPFRLPGQITDTVGVLDADQQSDVQAAIDQLYDEHKVRLWVVYVPDFNGLGAGPWADQTAQASSLGDRDALLAVATVDREYALIAPDGLSEITADEAESIRVDAVEPALREEDWAGGAIAAAGGLGDAMSPGGGMSVRTLLVGGGVVVVGVGGVVLYSRKKKQDRTRAGVEAARSISPEDTAALTALPLPTLDERAKEVLVETDDALRTSQEELDLARGEFGEQATAAFTTAFETAKSTLAAAFTVRQRLDDAIPETPQQRREMLIDIITSCGRADRELNEKVQEFDGLRDLLINAPDRLDALTRDMVALTVRIPDSTQTLATLQTEFPAAALASVAHNVTMAEERLAYAEKAVAEGRDAVALPPGKQGPAVSAIRGAEGALEQARILLDAVDHAAENIRHAIATLPAAITDVEAGIAAAAQFTGQGGDRLAAARTAAEAALAAARTAADTDPLGSFTQIVKADAELDAVLAEAQESRQQAERAQQRLEQDLVAAQSQVTAAGDFIGTRRGAVGAEARTRLTEAQRHLAGAQQLRSTDASRALRHAQAAAGLAADALRLAQNDVSSWESRQRPGPGGGGGNATGAILGGILIDSILRGGFSGGGNWGSRGSGGGRGGGPRSFGGPSSSGRISGGGRF; this is encoded by the coding sequence ATGCCACTCGCACCGCGCGTCGAGCAGACGCCGTCGTCCCACCCCCGACTGCACTTTCCCGGCGCCCGGCGGTCCGCCGCCGTCGGCGCCGTCTCCGCACTCCTGACGCTCGTGGCGATCCTGTTCTCCCCCGCGATCGCGTCGGCGGACGCACCGTTCCGGCTGCCCGGCCAGATTACGGACACCGTCGGGGTGCTCGACGCGGACCAGCAGAGCGACGTCCAGGCCGCGATCGACCAGCTCTACGACGAGCACAAGGTGCGGTTGTGGGTGGTCTACGTTCCCGACTTCAACGGTCTCGGCGCCGGACCGTGGGCGGATCAGACGGCGCAGGCGTCGTCCCTCGGCGATCGCGACGCGCTGCTCGCGGTCGCGACGGTCGACCGGGAGTACGCCCTCATTGCACCGGACGGTCTGTCGGAGATCACCGCCGACGAAGCCGAGTCGATCCGGGTCGATGCGGTGGAACCGGCCCTGCGCGAGGAGGACTGGGCCGGCGGCGCGATCGCGGCGGCGGGCGGGCTCGGTGACGCGATGAGCCCGGGCGGCGGAATGTCGGTGCGCACGCTGCTGGTCGGCGGCGGTGTGGTCGTCGTCGGCGTGGGCGGGGTCGTGCTGTATTCGCGGAAGAAGAAGCAGGACCGGACGCGGGCCGGCGTCGAGGCGGCGCGCAGCATCAGCCCCGAGGACACCGCCGCGCTGACGGCGCTGCCGTTGCCGACCCTCGACGAGCGCGCGAAGGAAGTGCTCGTCGAGACGGACGACGCGCTGCGCACGAGCCAGGAGGAACTCGACCTGGCCCGCGGCGAATTCGGCGAGCAGGCCACCGCCGCGTTCACGACGGCGTTCGAGACGGCGAAGTCCACCCTCGCGGCGGCGTTCACCGTGCGCCAGCGACTCGACGACGCGATCCCCGAGACCCCGCAGCAGCGGCGGGAGATGCTCATCGACATCATCACCTCCTGCGGGCGCGCCGACCGCGAGCTCAACGAGAAGGTCCAGGAGTTCGACGGGCTGCGGGACCTGCTGATCAACGCGCCGGACCGGCTCGACGCGCTCACCCGTGACATGGTGGCACTGACCGTGCGCATCCCCGACTCCACGCAGACGCTCGCCACCCTGCAGACCGAATTCCCGGCCGCCGCACTCGCTTCCGTCGCCCACAACGTGACGATGGCCGAGGAGCGGCTCGCGTACGCCGAGAAGGCCGTGGCCGAGGGCCGGGACGCCGTCGCCCTGCCGCCGGGGAAGCAGGGACCGGCGGTGTCCGCGATCCGCGGTGCCGAGGGGGCCCTGGAACAGGCCCGGATCCTGCTCGACGCCGTCGATCACGCCGCGGAGAACATCCGGCACGCCATCGCCACACTGCCTGCCGCGATCACGGACGTGGAGGCGGGGATCGCGGCCGCGGCCCAGTTCACCGGGCAGGGCGGAGACCGGCTCGCGGCGGCGCGCACCGCGGCCGAGGCCGCACTGGCGGCGGCCCGGACGGCCGCGGACACCGACCCGCTCGGCAGCTTCACCCAGATCGTGAAGGCCGACGCGGAACTCGACGCCGTCCTCGCCGAGGCGCAGGAATCGCGGCAGCAGGCCGAGCGTGCACAGCAGCGTCTCGAACAGGACCTCGTGGCCGCGCAGTCGCAGGTCACGGCGGCGGGGGACTTCATCGGCACCCGCCGCGGCGCGGTGGGAGCGGAGGCGCGGACCCGCCTGACCGAGGCGCAGCGGCACCTGGCCGGGGCGCAGCAGCTGCGCAGCACGGACGCCTCCCGCGCACTTCGGCACGCCCAGGCCGCCGCGGGCCTGGCCGCCGACGCGCTGCGGCTGGCGCAGAACGACGTGAGCAGCTGGGAGTCCCGCCAGCGGCCGGGCCCTGGTGGCGGTGGCGGGAATGCCACCGGCGCGATCCTCGGGGGCATCCTGATCGACAGCATCCTGCGCGGCGGATTCAGCGGCGGCGGCAACTGGGGTAGCCGCGGCTCCGGCGGCGGCCGCGGCGGCGGTCCCCGTTCGTTCGGCGGGCCGAGCAGCTCGGGCCGGATCAGCGGGGGCGGCCGATTCTGA
- a CDS encoding DUF1905 domain-containing protein, with the protein MTVPDPRTSRNEAAGEVGGTIDGHPFNATLMPSGEGRHWLPLKIALCKLIGKDGAGAEVTVHLEQRFS; encoded by the coding sequence GTGACCGTGCCGGACCCCCGAACTTCTCGGAACGAGGCGGCCGGTGAGGTCGGCGGAACGATCGACGGCCATCCGTTCAATGCCACCCTGATGCCCTCGGGTGAAGGTCGACACTGGCTTCCCCTGAAGATCGCATTGTGCAAGCTGATCGGTAAGGACGGTGCCGGAGCGGAGGTGACGGTGCACCTCGAGCAGCGTTTCAGCTGA
- a CDS encoding glycine--tRNA ligase → MAPKSKVETVVNLAKRRGLVYPCGEIYGGTKSAWDYGPLGVELKENIKKQWWRNMVTSREDVVGLDSSVILPREVWVASGHVGVFNDPLVECLNCHKRHRQDHLQEAYAEKKGLDNPDDVPMDVVGCPDCGTVGQWTEPRDFNMMLKTYLGPVESEEGMHYLRPETAQGIFVNFANVLTTSRKKPPFGIGQIGKSFRNEITPGNFIFRTREFEQMEMEFFVKPGEDEEWHQYWIDYRMDWYTGLGINKDNLRLYEHAQDKLSHYSKRTVDIEYRFHFQGSEWGELEGVANRTDFDLSTHSKHSGTDLNYYDQASGERYTPYVIEPAAGLTRSLMAFLVDAYTEDEAPNAKGGVDKRTVLRLDRRLAPVKAAVLPLSRNADLTPKAKDLAATLRQHWNVEFDDAGAIGRRYRRQDEIGTPFCITVDFDTLEDHAVTVRERDSMAQERVALDQVEGYLAQRLIGS, encoded by the coding sequence GTGGCACCGAAGTCCAAAGTCGAAACCGTCGTCAATCTCGCCAAGCGTCGTGGCCTGGTCTACCCGTGCGGTGAGATCTACGGAGGCACGAAGTCGGCCTGGGACTACGGCCCCTTGGGCGTCGAGCTCAAGGAGAACATCAAGAAGCAGTGGTGGCGCAACATGGTCACCAGCCGCGAGGACGTCGTCGGCCTCGACTCCTCGGTGATCCTGCCCCGCGAGGTGTGGGTGGCGTCGGGTCACGTCGGCGTGTTCAACGACCCGCTGGTCGAGTGCCTGAACTGTCACAAGCGTCACCGTCAGGACCACCTGCAGGAGGCGTACGCGGAGAAGAAGGGACTGGACAACCCGGACGACGTCCCCATGGACGTCGTGGGCTGCCCCGACTGCGGCACGGTCGGTCAGTGGACCGAACCCCGCGACTTCAACATGATGCTCAAGACGTACCTCGGCCCGGTCGAGAGCGAAGAGGGCATGCACTACCTCCGCCCCGAGACGGCGCAGGGCATCTTCGTGAACTTCGCGAACGTGCTCACCACGTCGCGGAAGAAGCCGCCGTTCGGCATCGGCCAGATCGGCAAGAGCTTCCGCAACGAGATCACCCCCGGCAACTTCATCTTCCGCACCCGCGAGTTCGAGCAGATGGAGATGGAATTCTTCGTCAAGCCCGGCGAGGACGAGGAGTGGCACCAGTACTGGATCGACTACCGCATGGACTGGTACACCGGGCTCGGCATCAACAAGGACAACCTGCGCCTGTACGAGCACGCGCAGGACAAGCTGTCGCACTACTCGAAGCGGACCGTCGACATCGAGTACCGCTTCCACTTCCAGGGCAGCGAATGGGGCGAGCTCGAGGGTGTGGCCAACCGCACGGACTTCGACCTGTCGACGCACTCGAAGCACTCGGGCACCGACCTCAACTACTACGACCAGGCCTCCGGTGAGCGGTACACGCCGTACGTCATCGAGCCGGCAGCCGGTCTCACGCGTTCGCTGATGGCGTTCCTCGTCGACGCGTACACCGAGGACGAGGCGCCGAACGCGAAGGGCGGCGTCGACAAGCGCACCGTGCTGCGGCTGGACCGTCGTCTCGCCCCGGTGAAGGCCGCGGTGCTGCCGCTGTCGCGTAATGCGGACCTCACGCCGAAGGCCAAGGACCTTGCCGCGACGCTCCGCCAGCACTGGAACGTCGAGTTCGACGACGCCGGCGCGATCGGCCGCCGCTACCGCCGTCAGGACGAGATCGGCACGCCGTTCTGCATCACGGTGGACTTCGACACCCTCGAGGACCACGCCGTGACCGTGCGTGAGCGCGACTCCATGGCCCAGGAGCGGGTCGCGCTCGACCAGGTCGAGGGTTACCTGGCGCAGCGCCTCATCGGTTCCTGA
- a CDS encoding ArsR/SmtB family transcription factor — protein sequence MSVIDPGDLHPFEAAPPAPVPSKETLTAAGDILRALAAPVRIAIVLQLRESERCVHELVGALGVTQPLISQHLRVLKAAGVVRGERTGREVLYRLVDDHLAHIVVDAVAHAEEG from the coding sequence GTGAGCGTCATCGATCCCGGGGATCTGCATCCGTTCGAGGCGGCGCCGCCCGCCCCCGTGCCGTCGAAGGAGACGCTGACGGCGGCCGGCGACATCCTGCGCGCCCTCGCGGCCCCCGTCCGCATCGCGATCGTCCTCCAGCTCCGCGAATCGGAACGGTGCGTGCACGAGCTCGTCGGCGCACTCGGCGTCACCCAGCCACTGATCAGTCAGCATCTCCGCGTGCTCAAGGCCGCGGGCGTCGTGCGCGGCGAACGCACGGGACGTGAGGTCCTCTACCGCCTGGTGGACGACCACCTCGCCCACATCGTCGTGGACGCCGTCGCGCACGCCGAGGAAGGATAG
- a CDS encoding iron-siderophore ABC transporter substrate-binding protein: MRMRSLVSVSLLVLALAGCGSGGGEESEPAAGAGDAAFPAVVATKFGDVTVASKPERVVAIGWGDAETALALGVEPVGASDWVAFGGDGVGPWAEGKYTTPPTIIGTLEPSYEQIAALAPDVILDTKSAGDAERYDHLSQIAPTIALPDGADNYKTPIESQVSMVATALGVPEKGDALLADIDRRFTDAAAAHPEFAGKAITVGAYSGTGWGAYTADTERLQFMKKLGFVSNPAVDAQPAVKFSVPVSEENLDVMDADMVVIFPIGRPAADAANRPLFQAIPAVRDGRYLVFDDQAVSKAYSTNSVLSLQYALDTVVPLVSERLR, translated from the coding sequence ATGAGGATGAGAAGTCTCGTGTCGGTGTCTCTTCTGGTCCTGGCGCTGGCCGGCTGCGGCAGCGGCGGCGGGGAAGAATCGGAACCGGCGGCGGGCGCCGGCGACGCCGCCTTCCCGGCAGTGGTCGCCACGAAGTTCGGCGACGTCACGGTCGCGTCGAAACCCGAGCGCGTGGTCGCGATCGGCTGGGGTGACGCCGAAACCGCGCTCGCGCTCGGTGTCGAACCCGTCGGCGCCAGCGACTGGGTCGCCTTCGGCGGCGACGGCGTCGGACCGTGGGCGGAGGGGAAGTACACCACGCCGCCGACGATCATCGGAACCCTCGAGCCGTCGTACGAGCAGATCGCGGCGCTCGCACCGGACGTCATCCTCGACACGAAGAGCGCCGGTGACGCGGAACGGTACGACCACCTGTCGCAGATCGCCCCGACGATCGCGCTGCCGGACGGCGCCGACAACTACAAGACGCCGATCGAGAGCCAGGTGTCGATGGTCGCGACCGCCCTCGGGGTGCCGGAGAAGGGTGACGCGCTGCTCGCCGACATCGACCGGCGGTTCACGGACGCCGCGGCGGCCCACCCCGAATTCGCGGGGAAGGCGATCACCGTCGGTGCCTACTCGGGAACGGGGTGGGGCGCCTACACCGCCGACACCGAGCGGCTTCAGTTCATGAAGAAACTCGGATTCGTCAGCAACCCGGCGGTGGACGCGCAGCCGGCGGTGAAGTTCTCGGTTCCGGTGTCGGAGGAGAATCTCGACGTGATGGACGCGGACATGGTGGTCATCTTCCCGATCGGCAGGCCCGCCGCCGACGCCGCGAACCGGCCGCTGTTCCAGGCGATCCCCGCGGTGCGCGACGGACGGTACCTCGTGTTCGACGATCAGGCCGTCTCCAAGGCGTACTCGACGAATTCGGTGCTGTCGCTGCAGTACGCACTCGACACCGTCGTGCCGCTGGTGTCCGAGCGGCTGCGGTGA